TTAGATACCCTACAGAAGTCTTTACAAGAAACTCAAGCCAATCTGGAACGCATTGGTTCTACAAAGATAGAACAATTAAATCAAGCAAAAGCAACCCTAAATCAGATTAGTGAAGTACGTACTGTGGACATTCGTGAGGCAGAAGCAGAAATAGAGCGAGCAAATGGGGTCAAACTTCAAGCCGAAGCAAATCTAGCTCAAACAATAGTGCGATCGCCCATAGATGCAGAAGTGCTCTATATTCACACACGCATGGGAGAGACAGTTTCTACAGAAGGTATTGTCGAGATAGGACAAACGCAACAGATGCAGGTGATTGCAGAAGTATATCAAAGCGATATCAATAAAGTTTATCCAGGACAAAAGGTTCGGATTACCAGCAGTGCGATTCCCGAGGAGTTAAGAGGAACCGTGGATCGAGTAGGTGCGCAGGTACGCAGACAAACAGTCGTCAACATCGATCCTAGCAGCAACATTGATGCCAGAGTGATAGAAGTTGAAATAACTCTAGATAGTGAGGACAGTCAAAAAGCTGCCAAGTTTACCAATTTACAAGTCCAAGTAGTAATAGAACAATGATTAGACAATTGCAAAGACGAACCCCACTGGGATGGCTGCAACTAACTCGTCAAAAAGGTCGCTTTCTAGTAGCATTAGCCGGAATTACCTTTGCCGATGTATTGATGTTCATGCAGCTAGGCTTTCAGAACTCCCTGTATGACAGCAACACCCGTGTCCATCGCGCTTTATCAGCGGATATTGTTCTGATGAGCCCCAAAGCCCTTAACTTACAAAATTTATCTACATTTTCGCGACGACGAATCTTTCAAGCCTTGGATATTCCTGGAGTAGACACAGCAACAGGATTGTATATTAACAATATCACTTGGAAAAATCCTCAAACTCGTCTCAATGCAACCGTACAAGTGATAGGAATCGATCCCGATCAGCAAGTTTTTAATCTACCCGAAGTAAACCAACAAAATAATAAAATTAAATTACCCGACGCCATTCTCTTTGATCGCGGTGCTAGAGGAGAGTATGCAAAAATCATTACTCAAATCGACCAAGGACAAACTGTCACCACAGAAATTGAAGGGCGCACGATAACGATCGCAGGACTATTCACCATTGGCGCTTCTTTCGGCGCAGATGGAAGCTTAATCACCAGCGATCAGAACTTTTTACAACTATTTCCTCGTAAAGACGCAGCTAGCGTCAGTCTGGGACTAATTCAACTTAAACCTGGCTATGATTCAGAACAAGTCGCCTCTATCTTAAAATCCCATTTACCAGAAGACGTTAGAGTGCTCACCATTGAAGAATTTATAGAATTTGAGAAAAACTATTGGCGCACAGCGAGTCCCGTTGGCTTCGTTTTTGGTCTAGGTACAGCCATGGCTTTTGTCGTAGGGGTGGTGATTGTCTATCAAGTGTTATCGACGGATGTTAATAGCCATCTCAAAGAATACGCCACTTTTAAAGCTATGGGTTATCAGAATGCTTATTTATTAAGTGTGGTCTTTGAAGAAGCCCTGATTCTCGCTTTTTTAGGGTTTATTCCCGGAGTTATCTTACCTATTGGACTTTATGCACTTGCAGCTCAAGCCACCGCTTTACCCATTTATATGACCCTGAGTAGAGCTTTACTGGTACTAATATTGACAATTCTCATGTGTGTATCCTCAGGAGCGATCGCGACTCGCCAACTACAATCAGCCGATCCGGCGAATATGTTTTAGGAGTTTGTAAGATGACCATTGCTATTTCTGTGCGCCATCTCAATCATTATTTTGGTCAAGGTCAACTACGCAAACAGGTTTTATTTGACTTGAATCTGGACATAGATGAGGGTGAAATAGTCATTATGACGGGACCTTCAGGTTCTGGTAAAACCACCTTTTTAACCTTAGTAGGTGCATTGCGCTCAGCTCAATCGGGAAGCTTACGCGTATTGGGACAAGAATTAGTCGGTGCAACTTCTCAGCAATTAACCATAGTAAGACGCAATCATGGTTATATTTTTCAAGGTCACAATTTGCACAACAGTTTGACTGCAAGAGAAAATGTTAAAATGGGTTTAGAACTTCACTCTGAAATCTCATTACCTCAAATGCGATCGCGCGCCACTGAAATGTTAAATCAAGTGGGATTAAGCGATCACTTAGATTACTATCCTCAAGATTTATCAGGTGGACAAAAGCAACGAGTAGCGATCGCTAGAGCCCTGGTGAGTCATCCTCGTATTGTCTTAGCCGATGAACCAACCGCAGCTTTAGATAGTAAATCGGGTCTTGAAGTTGTTAAATTAATGCAAAAATTAGCTCGAGAGCAAAGTTGTACCATTCTAATTGTGACCCATGATAATCGAATTCTGGACGTTGCCGATCGCCTGGTTCATATGGAAGACGGAACACTCAAGCATTATGCTCAAAGATAATTAGTTTAAACCCGATTATGATAATCTAGCAGTAGTGAATAATTTAAGGTTGAATTTGTATGAGTGATTTAATTGCGATCGCCTACGACGATGAGTATAAAGCCGAAGAAGTACGCTTAACTTTAGTTAAATTAAAAAAAGAGCATCTCATCGAATTAGAAGATGCAGCGGTAGTAGTTAAAGACAAAAACGGGAAAATTCAGCTCAAACAAGCCGTTAATTTACCCGCCGCTGGAGCTGTAAGTGGCAGTTTCTGGGGTTTACTCATCGGTGTACTCTTTTTAGCACCCCTAGCAGGTGTCGCTATAGGAGCCGCAGCAGGAGCCCTCTCAGGCGCACTCACTGATATTGGCGTCGATGATAATTTTATGAGAGAATTGGGAGAAACCCTGACTCCCTCAAGTTCTGCTCTCTTTGTCTTGGTTCGTAAAGTTACCCCAGATAAAGTCCTAGAAGAGATAGCCCCCTATGGTGGAAAAATACTTCGCACTTCCTTGACTAAAGATCAAGAAACACAACTACAGGAAGTACTTACCAATAGAGGTCTTTCTGCTGAGAGCATGGGAAGTTAAATACAACCATAGTAAATAATTATGCCTCCAACACAATCTCAGAAACCCATCGTTATCTCCCCCTCTATTCTCTCAGCCGACTTCAGTAAACTAGGAGCGGAAATTCAAGCAGTAGACACAGCGGGCGCAGATTGGATTCACGTTGATGTTATGGATGGTCGTTTCGTTCCCAATATTACCATTGGTCCTTTAATTGTGGAGGCGATCCGTCCTTATACTCAAAAACCTCTGGATGTACATCTGATGATCGTCGAACCAGAGAAATATGTAGAAGATTTCGCCAAAGCAGGAGCAGATATTATCTCTGTACACGCAGAGCATAACGCTTCT
This genomic window from Gloeocapsa sp. PCC 73106 contains:
- the devC gene encoding ABC transporter permease DevC — translated: MIRQLQRRTPLGWLQLTRQKGRFLVALAGITFADVLMFMQLGFQNSLYDSNTRVHRALSADIVLMSPKALNLQNLSTFSRRRIFQALDIPGVDTATGLYINNITWKNPQTRLNATVQVIGIDPDQQVFNLPEVNQQNNKIKLPDAILFDRGARGEYAKIITQIDQGQTVTTEIEGRTITIAGLFTIGASFGADGSLITSDQNFLQLFPRKDAASVSLGLIQLKPGYDSEQVASILKSHLPEDVRVLTIEEFIEFEKNYWRTASPVGFVFGLGTAMAFVVGVVIVYQVLSTDVNSHLKEYATFKAMGYQNAYLLSVVFEEALILAFLGFIPGVILPIGLYALAAQATALPIYMTLSRALLVLILTILMCVSSGAIATRQLQSADPANMF
- a CDS encoding DevA family ABC transporter ATP-binding protein, producing MTIAISVRHLNHYFGQGQLRKQVLFDLNLDIDEGEIVIMTGPSGSGKTTFLTLVGALRSAQSGSLRVLGQELVGATSQQLTIVRRNHGYIFQGHNLHNSLTARENVKMGLELHSEISLPQMRSRATEMLNQVGLSDHLDYYPQDLSGGQKQRVAIARALVSHPRIVLADEPTAALDSKSGLEVVKLMQKLAREQSCTILIVTHDNRILDVADRLVHMEDGTLKHYAQR
- a CDS encoding DUF1269 domain-containing protein, which codes for MSDLIAIAYDDEYKAEEVRLTLVKLKKEHLIELEDAAVVVKDKNGKIQLKQAVNLPAAGAVSGSFWGLLIGVLFLAPLAGVAIGAAAGALSGALTDIGVDDNFMRELGETLTPSSSALFVLVRKVTPDKVLEEIAPYGGKILRTSLTKDQETQLQEVLTNRGLSAESMGS